In a genomic window of Stegostoma tigrinum isolate sSteTig4 chromosome 43, sSteTig4.hap1, whole genome shotgun sequence:
- the LOC125449035 gene encoding probable G-protein coupled receptor 139 produces the protein MHLPIQIVRKIYYLILAVIGVPVNLVAVLILSRGKCGLSTCTTCYLVAMATADLLVIITEVVLNRINDYYFPLNFLKITPVCSVRYVLLRAATDCSVWFTVAFTFDRCIAICYPKLKSKYCTKKAATAILLITGILLCLKNIPIYFRFKPRRIINNVPWRCSNKPSYFTDSRWIGFRKFEKILTPLIPFGLILFLNGVTVRNILLVSRIRKRLKCHSKRDSETESRRKSIILLFTISGSFILLWFIYVLFFFDVDDLLDDQSAYVFENIAYMLRNLSCCTNTVIYVITQSQFRKQLKVSMKYPLSFIIALINKQTN, from the exons ATGCATCTACCAATTCAAATCGTTCGGAAAATATACTATCTGATTCTTGCCGTTATTGGAGTTCCTG TTAATTTAGTTGCAGTCCTGATCCTGTCACGGGGAAAATGTGGACTATCCACCTGCACCACTTGCTACCTTGTGGCCATGGCAACTGCAGATCTCCTCGTCATCATCACTGAGGTCGTACTGAATCGAATCAATGATTATTATTTCCCATTAAATTTCCTGAAAATCACTCCTGTGTGCAGTGTTCGCTATGTACTGCTCCGTGCTGCCacagactgttctgtctggttcactgtcgcTTTCACTTTTGATCGATGCATTGCCATTTGTTACCCAAAGCTGAAATCCAAATATTGCACAAAGAAAGCTGCCACAGCGATCCTCCTAATAACCGGGATACTTctctgtttgaaaaacattccaaTATACTTTAGGTTTAAACCTCGAAGGATAATCAACAACGTACCTTGGCGCTGTTCTAATAAGCCAAGCTATTTTACTGACTCGAGATGGATTGGATTTCGGAAGTTTGAAAAGATTTTAACACCTTTGATACCATTTGGTTTAATTCTATTTCTCAATGGTGTGACAGTCAGGAACATTTTATTGGTCAGTCGAATTCGCAAACGACTCAAGTGTCACAGCAAGAGAGACTCAGAAACTGAGAGCAGAAGGAAGTCTATCATTTTGCTCTTCACAATATCTGGCAGCTTTATACTTCTGTGGTTCATCTACGTTTTATTTTTTTTCGATGTTGATGATTTATTAGATGATCAATCTGCTTATGTATTTGAAAACATTGCATACATGCTACGGAACttaagttgctgcacaaacacagtTATTTACGTGATAACTCAGTCTCAGTTCAGAAAACAACTAAAGGTTTCAATGAAATATCCCCTGTCATTCATTATTGCGTTGATTAATAAACAAACAAACTGA